Genomic window (Rutidosis leptorrhynchoides isolate AG116_Rl617_1_P2 unplaced genomic scaffold, CSIRO_AGI_Rlap_v1 contig362, whole genome shotgun sequence):
TTTACAGTCGTGGAAAGAGACGACATGGAGATAGATGTTGTTGGGGCCAATCACGTATCCCTTATGGACAAGAGCGAGGAGCAACCGGAAGCGGATGTTGAAGACGCTCCTCCTATTTTTGAAGCAGGAAATATGCTTGCGGTGGACGCTTTGAAAGAAGTCGATCTTGGCACTCCCGATATCCCTCGTTCCATATTCATCAGTGAAAGTTTGGGTGATGAGGAGGAAGCTGCATGTCGCTACCCATTTTCGACCTCAAGAGAAATTATATTTAAGTGTGGTGGGGGTATTTTTGAAAATGGATAAAGACACGAAAAGAAACAAAACATAGTCGCCATTAGTCCTAGAGATAGGTGAGACTAGACACCTATTATCTTGATAATTATACCTTTATTTAACAACAAGAAAACAAAATGGATTTGGAGGATTGATTGTATATGGGGAAGGTGTTAAGCACCCGACGATACTCGTTACACAAAACGATTGCCAAATTCTTGGATTTATTTTAAAAGGAATAAATAATtttttaaggaaatcttttattcaatATTACATGAGGTTACctatattctaattattattattttttaaggaaatcttttattcaatAGTACAACTCGCGAAGCTATTATCAAGCCTACAACTAGGGATGATACAAATAAGAATACAACTCAGGATGTTTCCAAGCAAGAATACAACTCGGGGTATATAACACAAATTGCCAAAAAATATGAACGAGTTTGTCCGAAATCGGGTGATGACACTGCCTATATCAAGCTCTTGAAGGAATTCATCGATGTGTTCGCATGGTCATGCAAGGAGATGCCCGGACTTGATCCGAAAGTCGCCGTCCACCATCTTGCGATAAGAAAAGGAGTTCGACCAATCAAACAAGCCCAACGACGCTTTCATCCAGAACTTATTACCCAAATCAAGCAGATATTGATAGGCTTATTCAGGTCGGCTTTGTGTGAGAGGTTAAATACCCGACATGGATCTCTAATATCATTCCAGTAAAGAAGAACGGACAGATACGAGTATGTGTTGATTTTAGAGACGTGAATGTCGCTTGCCCTAAAGATGACTTCCCTCTTCCTATAATTGAGACAATAGTGGATGGAACCACAGGACATGAGATCTTATCTTTTATGGATGGGACGTCTAGCTATAACAGACTTTCATGGAATTAGGCGATCAAGAGATGACGACATTTCAGATACCTAAGGGTATCTATTGTTACATAGTCATGTCGTTCAGACTTAAGAATGCTGGAACCTCCTATCAGCGAGCAATGCAAAAGATTTTGGGAGACATGCTACATGATAAGGTTGAATGCTACGTGGATAATCCGGTCGTCAAATCCAAAAGGAGGAGTGAACATCTCAATGATCTTCGTGTAGTGTTCGAGAGGTTAAGGAAATACAATCTTCGGATGAGTCCACTCAAATGTGCGTTTGGAGTAACGGTGGGTAAGTTCCTTGGTTTTATAGTTCGACATCGAGGCATTGAAATTGATCGGTCCAAAATAGAGTCCATTGTCAACATGCCTGCCCCGCAAAATCTCCATGAACTTAAGAGACTACAAGGTAAATTGGCATACATTCACTGCTTCATCTCCAACCTAGCTGGTCAATGTCAACTATTCAACCAGCTCGTGAAAAAGGATATGCCTTCTGTGTGGGATGATGCATGTGCAAAGGCATTCCAAGGGTTGAAAGATTACCTTCTCAATCCTCTAGTATTACAAGGACCAGTCTAAGGACGTCCACTCATACTTTACCTAGCAGCACATGAAGCTTCACTTGGTGTATTGTTGGCTGAAGAGAACGAGAACGGTAAAGAAGGTGCATTGTACTATCTGAGTAGGACCATGAATGGCCCGGAGTTACGCTATTCTCCAATCAAAAAAATTTGTCTTGCGCTTATGTTCGCTATAAAGAAGTTGCTACACTACATGCAAGCACACTCTATCCGACTAATTTCCAAAGCTGACCCCATCAAGTATATATTAGCTCAACCACTTTTGTCAGTGCATTTAGCCAAATGGGCCCTATTGCTACAAGAGTTTGAAATCACATTTGTGTCACAAAAGGCTATTAAAGGGCAAGCAATGGCTGACTTAGCAAATCATCCTATCCCTGACGATTGGGTCCTCTTGGATGATCTACCGGATGAGGATGTATTCTATGCAAGCATCTCTCATAACTGGTGTATGTTTTTTGATGGAGCCGCACGTCGAGATTGAGCTGGAGCGGGAGTGGTTTTCGTATCACCGGAAGGAGATGTACTTCCATTCTCCTTCACCCTTACCAAAAAATATTCCAACAATATAACTGAGTATCAAGCATTGATACTTGGTTTAGAAGCAGCGATGGATAGAAATATTCGCTATCTCCGAGTTTTGGTGATTCACAACTAATAATCAATCAACTACTCAGGTTGTACGAAGTAAAAGAAGCCAGAGTTGAATCCGTACTACTAGTACGCTTGGAGGCTGATGGGTCGGTTCTTTTCCATCACATAAGAACATGTCCCAAGGACACATAATCAACAGGCCGACGCCCTTGCTAGTTTGGCTTCGACACTTACTTTTCCCGATCAAGTCCTCAAGACGGAGATATGCAAAACATGGGTCATCCCTCCGATCTTCTCCCTTGAGGAAGAACCCCAAGTTCAGGATGCCATGAAAAGAGAGGATGTGGACGTCTTCAACACTCAAGTTGAAAAAGACTCGCACTCGGTCGATGAGGGGGAAGAGGAAATGCAAACAAACGTTCAAATGGGAGATTGGAGGATACCCCTTATTTTTATCTAGAACATGGAAAGCTTCCAGAAGATTCCAAAAGGAAACTAGATGTTTGTCGTCATGCCTCTAGATTCGTGTACTACAAAGGAACGTTATATAGAAGATCTTTCGAAGACGTATGGCTTCGCTGCTTGGATCAAACAGAAGCGACGAAAACAATGGAGGAAGCTCACGAAGGAAGTTGCGGAGCCCATCAATCCGGACCTAAGCTCCATTTTCAGATTAAACAAATGAGATATTACTGGCCGACCATGGTGCATGATTGTATGGATTACGCAAAGCAGTGTCAAGCATGTCAGTTTAATGCCAACTTCTTCATCAGCCACCTGAACTCCTACATCCTACTGTTGCATCATGTCGTTTGATGCTTGGGGGCTTGATGTAGTTTGACCAATGATCAAGTCGTTAGGTGGACATCAGTGCATATTAGCAGCGACTGACTACTTCTCTAAGTGGGCGGAAGCAATTTCGCGTAAGGAGGTGAAGAAGGAGACCATCATTGACTTTCTTAAGATGCATATAATACATCGCTATGGGGTTCCTCGATCCATCACGACTGATAATGGAAAGAACTTTAGCAATAAGGCACTGGATAGATTTTGCATGGAATTTGGCTTTCGGCGACATAAGTCCACGATGTACAATGCGCCGGCAAACGGTTTGGCAGAAGCATTCAACAAAACACTTTGTAATCTATTGAAGAAAATTGCCAACTCTTCTAAGAAGACTTGGCATGAAAAGTTGGGTGAAGCCATATGGGCTTACCGCACGACATATTGAACGCCAAGGCGTCTACGGTACTGAAGTCGTCTTGCCTCTAGAACAACAGATACCCTCGCTTAGAGTCGCTTTACAGGAAGGACAAACCGAGGAGGAGAGCCACAAGTTGAGGCTCCAAGAGCTGGAAGCACTAGACAAAAAAAGGCTAGATGCACAACAATGTTTAGAATGTTATCAAGATAGAATTGCAAAATCTTTCAATAAGAAGATTCATCAGCGGTCTTTTCAAGTTGGAGATCTAGTTCTTGCAGTTAGAAGGCCTATCAACATCACTATGAAGATGGGAGACAAATTTACAACAAAGTGGGATGGGCCTTACGTCGTCCAAGAGGTCATAGCATTGGTGCTTGCAAAATCATTGGCGA
Coding sequences:
- the LOC139883162 gene encoding uncharacterized protein, translating into MIKSLGGHQCILAATDYFSKWAEAISRKEVKKETIIDFLKMHIIHRYGVPRSITTDNGKNFSNKALDRFCMEFGFRRHKSTIKLPTLLRRLGMKSWVKPYGLTARHIERQGVYGTEVVLPLEQQIPSLRVALQEGQTEEESHKLRLQELEALDKKRLDAQQCLECYQDRIAKSFNKKIHQRSFQVGDLVLAVRRPINITMKMGDKFTTKWDGPYVVQEVIALVLAKSLAKIVFELVR